The following are encoded together in the Thalassomonas haliotis genome:
- a CDS encoding 1-acyl-sn-glycerol-3-phosphate acyltransferase, with protein sequence MKYILKFIFRLWFKLSGWKTTPSAPNGAGITIAAPHTSNWDFIYALAAAILCDVKIYFSIKDSWCKVPVVGSIIMWLGAIPINRSAGGQGQVALIKEFVERHKDQRVFFLFTPEGTRGPVSKWKTGFYHVAQDCGLPIFLAKVDFINKESGVFHSYELTGDKETDVRAIQESYKRICGKFPKDQYPHYTGPIPSLSDAEAVVMRALYSFKGVATKMDISAKAKLGELSTTMLDFLIEKGILEQTNAPEDKHEPTYRLTFAGRGCLLHLYPTLARS encoded by the coding sequence TAAACTCTCCGGCTGGAAAACCACGCCTTCGGCGCCAAACGGTGCCGGTATTACCATTGCCGCCCCCCATACTTCCAACTGGGATTTTATTTATGCCCTGGCGGCGGCGATTTTATGCGATGTTAAAATCTACTTTTCCATCAAGGACAGCTGGTGCAAGGTACCTGTTGTCGGCAGCATCATTATGTGGCTGGGCGCTATCCCCATCAACCGCTCTGCCGGCGGCCAGGGACAGGTAGCGCTGATCAAGGAGTTTGTTGAGCGCCATAAAGACCAGAGGGTATTTTTTCTGTTTACCCCGGAAGGCACCCGTGGCCCGGTAAGCAAATGGAAAACCGGTTTTTACCATGTTGCCCAGGATTGCGGCTTACCGATTTTCCTGGCCAAAGTTGACTTTATCAACAAAGAATCCGGCGTGTTCCACTCTTATGAACTTACCGGCGATAAAGAAACAGACGTAAGGGCGATTCAGGAGTCATATAAGCGCATTTGCGGTAAGTTCCCTAAAGACCAATACCCTCATTATACCGGCCCGATCCCGAGCCTGTCGGATGCCGAAGCGGTAGTGATGCGCGCCCTATATTCCTTTAAAGGCGTTGCCACCAAAATGGATATTTCCGCCAAAGCCAAGCTCGGCGAACTTTCCACGACTATGCTGGACTTTTTGATCGAAAAAGGCATTTTAGAGCAAACCAATGCCCCGGAAGATAAGCACGAACCTACCTATCGCCTGACCTTTGCCGGCAGAGGTTGCCTGCTGCATTTATACCCGACACTGGCGCGCAGTTAA
- a CDS encoding glutaredoxin domain-containing protein, which produces MNKSLLVYLLCTGAALSILLSGNKAQADERIHARGTYGNYSSFGVTDNFPVVVYTASWCDACVELTAFLQQQAVVFKTVDISKDPAAARLLKAKNLRSLPVIIIRNTLLQGFSRSVVAGKLQALKSDKS; this is translated from the coding sequence ATGAACAAAAGCCTGCTGGTTTACTTGCTATGCACTGGCGCCGCTTTATCGATATTGCTGTCAGGAAATAAGGCCCAAGCCGACGAGCGCATCCATGCCAGGGGCACCTACGGCAACTACAGCTCCTTTGGTGTCACCGACAACTTTCCTGTGGTTGTTTATACCGCCAGCTGGTGTGATGCCTGCGTGGAACTGACGGCATTTTTACAACAACAGGCGGTAGTGTTTAAAACCGTGGATATAAGCAAAGATCCGGCGGCAGCCAGATTACTCAAGGCGAAGAATTTACGGAGCCTGCCGGTGATTATCATCAGAAATACCTTATTGCAGGGATTTAGCAGGTCGGTAGTGGCAGGCAAACTCCAGGCGCTTAAATCTGATAAATCTTAA
- a CDS encoding DUF6000 family protein: MYLNYLVTSTGDQDLWGAYFTALEDIKEMEVNIANLLLCSDVCYSGRSYCLALASFSTPMAIDFLNKYLEYYLKKPDLWFDQGSVMSALAYIGEQAGEDLVTPHLASWKNFIKNKPNWELDSSIGHFKAEMKVLTSFKNEISSQQVTRGRFLIYSAS, from the coding sequence TTGTATCTAAATTACTTGGTGACTTCAACTGGAGATCAAGATCTGTGGGGGGCATACTTTACTGCACTCGAAGACATCAAAGAGATGGAAGTAAATATCGCTAATCTATTGCTTTGCAGTGATGTTTGTTATTCTGGCCGTAGTTACTGTCTTGCTCTGGCTTCTTTTTCTACGCCAATGGCAATCGATTTCCTGAACAAGTACTTAGAATACTATCTTAAAAAGCCCGACTTATGGTTTGATCAAGGTTCAGTCATGTCGGCTTTGGCTTACATTGGCGAGCAGGCAGGTGAAGATTTAGTTACACCACATTTGGCCTCTTGGAAAAATTTTATTAAAAATAAGCCTAATTGGGAGCTGGACAGCTCAATTGGTCATTTTAAAGCCGAAATGAAAGTATTAACCAGTTTCAAAAATGAAATCAGCAGCCAACAAGTGACTAGGGGGCGGTTTCTAATTTATAGCGCTAGTTAA